GGAAACTACCTAGGCATCATACATGCAAGCCCAAACTATCTTGACGATGCTGTTGCCGGGCTTTTGCTACGTGAGGGGGAGGCTAGGCTCGGCGATCATGTTGTGATTGAACATGTTGAGCTTGTAGGCCCTCTGAGGTACCGCGTAAGGGCGCGCCGTGTAGAGGCCGTCTCTGCATCCCTGCCACGTGATGGCACCGTTGAGTGGGATACCGTGCAGATTATCTACCGCGACTTTGTCTCGAGAATTCCGAAGAAAGTCTGCCCCTATGCACTTCACACGATAGCCGTATACATGCTCGGTCAGGCTGAGAGGATTGAGAGACTGCTCGTGGTTTCCGACGCTAGCAGGCATAGTGCAGCACTCAAGGTTGCTGGTGCACTTTCCAGGCTTGCAAGCGAGGGAAAGCTTGAGGGCTTACAACTGGTTGCTGTAAGCACTGGGAGAATTTCAGCTGATGCTGTAACAGCGCTATCAGCTGCAGGTGTATGGATTATCATTAGCAATCACCACCCGCTACTAAGCGGGCTCGTGGAGGCGCTAAAGCGCGGCGTAACGCTCGTCTTGAGGAGGCCTGATGGTGTAGGGCTTGCAGTCTACACCTCGTCCTGGAGGGTAAAGAATGCTCCAACCATAGAACTCGAGCTTAGCGCCAGTACTCCCGGCGTGGGGGAGGTCGAGCGAGCTGCTCCACAAAGGGTTAGAGGTAGGGTAGCTGCACCTACATGCTAGGCACACGTATAGCTTCTCGCCGTGGAGGTGTCACGAATCCCTTGACTGGCTCCAAGCCGGGAGGTAACCGGGATAGCCTCGGGGAGAGTATAGGGCCGCAGCCTCCAAGGCCTCTATCCGAGGCTCTTCCCGAGCTGCTCGAGTGGCTAGAAAAACTATCCTCGAAGGACCTAGAGAATGCCACGGCATACCATATACTAGGAGAGGTCTACAGGGTTCAGGCTGAGATTGAGAGGGAGGCCCTGGAGAGGCTGAGAGGGCTAAATGACTACCTGGCATCGACAGCTAGGAGGGTTCACCGGGAGAAGCGCCCACTATTAGAGCTCCTGGGCGGTATTCCGGAGGAGCTACTTGACGAGGAGTGGCTCCGCAGATCGATGCTGAAGATTATCGAGGCTACTAGGAGGGCTGGAATGGATCTATCCGCTGCAGCAGCACCTGTAGAAGCCCCGGTAGCTAAAGGCCTTATCAGCATAGTCAATGTCGTCAGGGAACTCGTAGAGGGTAAGGAGGATACTCTCAATGCATGGGCAGGGGCAGTCTCTATTGAGAGGGATAAGCTGCGCGCCCTAGCACTGTGGCTCCTACAGCCGCTACTCTCAGCTGTGAGGCTTGCAGCTGCAAACGGGCTCAAGTGGTCCGCGGAGTTTTGGCAGCAGGGAGTGTGCCCCGTCTGTGGTGCCCCGGCGAGGCTTGGCTACATGCGGGGTGAGGGGCGCCACCAGTTTATGAGGTGCCAGGTGTGCGGGTTTGAGTGGAGATTTCCGCGGGCACGCTGCCCGCGCTGTGGAGCCGACAAGCCTGGCGACATCGTGTTCCTGACGCCTCTACCCGATGCAAAGTGGCTCCGTCTATACCAGTGCAAGCGCTGCAACTGGTACTGGAAGATAGTCGACGAGGAGGATTCTGAGGCCCTAAAGCACGGCCTGCCGCCACACGAGCTATACGACGTCTACACATACACCCTAGACCTTATCGCGGAGCAGCTCTCCTCGAAGAAGAGCGGAGTGAACGGACAGAGGAGAGGTGGGAAGGATTGAGCACAGAGCAGAGGGACTCCACGGTGGACCCGGAAGAGGAGACGGGCTTCGCAGAGGAGATGCCTGAGGACTTCTATGCTGCTGAGGAGCTGATGCTGGGAGCTCTATCGAAGTGTAGAAGGCCGGGTGCTGGGAAGAAAAAGAAGACTGTGGATAAGTACATGGACTCGGAGTCCTAGGCCCCCACTTTGACCTCTACTGCTACGAGCTTACGGCAGCGTACTGGTTGATGAGCTTTAGTGTTTCCGCGTCAAATGCTTTTACCATTGGCATACCTGGCGGATTCTGGGACGCTACAGTGTAGATGACGTCGCCTATGTATAGGGTTCTGAGCACGTTCTCGTGCTCCAGTATGGCTTTGAGCCCTAACTTGCCGCTGGTGGGGTCGTAGCTTATTACTGCCACTCCGCTAAATTGACCCTCGCTCCTCGCAAGGTAGCCCGTTACCGGTATCAGCATGTAGTGGTGCCGCGTATCTAGGGTGAATGCGCGGTGGCCTGTACGTGGCTCCAGTACTGGGCTAGTAGCGTAGCCTTCAACGTTCCTGCTGGGTATGTATACCGTTGATATCTGCTCTATACTGTCGTCAGGGTTCACCCTGTAGGTCGAGATGCGGAGGCTATTGTCCTCTCTGCCGACGCCGACTAGTAGTGTCTCGTTGAGCGGGTGTAGGTACTCGTCGAAGCCTGGGCCCTCACGGTAGCCAAGCGATTTGGGATTTTCTTGGGTCGAAGAGGTCTATAACAAAGAGCGGGTCGATGAACCGGAAGGTTACCAGGTATAGGCGGCTGCCTAGGAATCGGACTGCGTGTACCTGCTCATCTACAGCTATCCCGGCTAGTCTCGCTACTTCCTCGAGCGTTTCTGCGTTGAGCACGTAGAGGTCCACGCTTGTACCCTTCTCGCCTCTTGTGGTGACCACTATTCTGAGGTAGTCGTTGTACTCATCTAGCTGCCACTGCTTCCCGAGTACACCGCTTATCGTTTTGTGGGCCTCAATGCTTAGCTTTGGTCCCTCCTCCACCGCTATCCTCACTATTGTGGTCTTATTCCAGCTCGTTAACTCCATAGCTTTCTCCAGGACCTCGGCCAAGTTTGCACGCTCGCCCATCATCGCGTGTAGATCCTCTATGCCCGGCAGTGCGAGGTATAGCGTCCCGTTAGCAGTCATGTAGATTACGCGGGGAGAGACACCGAGCAATACCAGGGTGTCATAGGCTCCCGTCTCCAGGTTCACGGCCGCGACCACGGTCTCGCCAGAGGCGCCAACAAGTATCGGCGGCTGAAACGGCACAACCACGTCCACACGGCAGGTCTCGGAGCTCCACACGACCAGCATTGGTTTTACAAGCTGGTAGCCACCAGTAACTGCTACAACAACCCCACCAGCAAGACGTGCATCATAGAACGAGCCAGGTAACGCTAGGGCCCACTCGATACTACCAGTTCCCGGGTCCACCTTCAAAATCCATGTTCTAGGCTCCAGGAGTGGCAGCATTGAGTACTCGTCTACGAAAATGACCACACTGCTATCAGCTATGAAGAGGCTGCTTATCCTAAACATCTTCCCTAGCCTGCCAAGGCTTCTAGACTCGTTGCCTTCGACAACTATCAGCTCGGCGGGCGGCGATAGCTTCTCCATGAGCTTCCCAGCATCAATAACCGCCACCGGCTTCAGCTCCTCCGGCGGGTAGGCATGGAAGACTACCAGCCTCTCGCCATTAACGACGAATATGTGCGTACCATTAGTCTTAACTATGTCCGGCTCGTCGACACCATAGACCTGGACGTTTGTCACGCTGTACTCGGGCACACCGGCTCCAGCCTCAGCAGGCACCTGTGATGGGGCGGCAGTTGTCTCTACAACAGCCACTTCTGGCGCCCAGCGAGCCACCAGCTTGTAGGCCTCGTAGATGTACGGCATGCCGAGTAGGTACAGGCCCGCCCTGAGCTGGTCAAGCGCCTCGACGGGCACCTGGTACCCTAAACCTACACCAGCCACACCCAGTATTGAGCCAGCAGAGCGGTGGGACCAGCTTGGGTTTATGAGGTTCCTAGTACCGGTAGTAGCTGGAGCTGCGGCTGCTGCTGTGGTGACGCTTTCGTGGAGGAGAAGGATACAAGGATAAACGACCCGATAAGGGGCTCTCGGTGGCACAGCACTCCGGGTCTACCTACTACTCCTCCGCTCTAAGCGGCCCCTTGGGGTAAGGGAGGTTCAGAGGCTTGTTGGCCTAAGGAGCCCGAGCACTGCACGCCACCACTTGGAAAGACTTGTCTCTCTGGGCCTGGCAGAGAGGAGGCCAGATGGCTACGTCGCTGTTAGACCCCGTGGCTTCCTATCGCTATACATTGCTGCCCAGGGACGCTTACTCCCAAGAACAATGGGGTTCGCAGCCTTTGCTGCCGCAGCTGCAGCCGTATACCCTTTCATGCCGGGCGCTGACCCAGCTGCAGCTGGCTTCCTAGCAGTCACCGCCGCGATAGCTGTGTGGCGCGCAGTGGACGAGTACCGGGCCGTGAAAGCACTGCTCGGAGAAGATGGAGGAGAGAAAAAGGAACAGTAGATGCCGATTTATGGTGGTTTAGGGCTTACCCCTACCGCCTCCCTGCTTGCCTACACTTGCTAGAGCCTCCTCTAGGAGCTTACTGGCCTCGTCGTAGAGCTGACCAACCTTCTTCATAAGCTCGAGCGCCTTAGCCACATTGCCCTCGTAAAGGGCCTTTCTGGCCTCCTCTAGGAGACCTAGGGCCTTCTCAACGAGTTCTTCTGCACTGCCGAGCAGCCGGCTGTCAGCACCATACATCTTAGCCCTCATAATCTTCATCTGGAGTTCCATAAGCGTTCTGGTAGCATTTGCAACCATCCTCATTAGCTCGCCAACGCCCGGCGCCTCGCCTAGCTTGTGGAGGTGTAGCGATAGCTTAGTCTCGAGTTCTACTCTGAGCTGCATAGCTTCTATGATAGCCTCGTGTAGCATAGCCTCGATAGTCTTTAGGGCTGTAAGATTGCCAGCCGCTGCGGCCTCGAGAGCCTCTTCGTATAGTTTCTTGGCCTCATCGACTGTCTGCACGAGCTTCTCGTAGAGCTTCAGCACCTCCGTTGTATTCGTCTGCATCACCGCATCGCTGAGTGCTGAGACCGCTACAGCCAGCCTATCAAGCATTACTCCGAGCTTCTCTAGTACCACCGTCGTGTCAATCGAGGCTGTCACGTTGCCAGCTGCAAGGCCTGGGCCAATGAGGCCCCGAGTCCTAGCTAGCAGGGCTGTGGCAGTAGCAATGTGTCTCTCGGCCTCAACGGCGTAGGATATTGCTGAGTGGAACTCGTTCCTGGACAGCGCATCGTAGGCCTTGCCTACAAGCT
This DNA window, taken from Hyperthermus butylicus DSM 5456, encodes the following:
- a CDS encoding formate dehydrogenase accessory sulfurtransferase FdhD, translating into MAHGNGGNAALSALRECSLATVLAYGHHVAADYEYEIIVDGNYLGIIHASPNYLDDAVAGLLLREGEARLGDHVVIEHVELVGPLRYRVRARRVEAVSASLPRDGTVEWDTVQIIYRDFVSRIPKKVCPYALHTIAVYMLGQAERIERLLVVSDASRHSAALKVAGALSRLASEGKLEGLQLVAVSTGRISADAVTALSAAGVWIIISNHHPLLSGLVEALKRGVTLVLRRPDGVGLAVYTSSWRVKNAPTIELELSASTPGVGEVERAAPQRVRGRVAAPTC
- a CDS encoding formate dehydrogenase accessory protein FdhE encodes the protein MLGTRIASRRGGVTNPLTGSKPGGNRDSLGESIGPQPPRPLSEALPELLEWLEKLSSKDLENATAYHILGEVYRVQAEIEREALERLRGLNDYLASTARRVHREKRPLLELLGGIPEELLDEEWLRRSMLKIIEATRRAGMDLSAAAAPVEAPVAKGLISIVNVVRELVEGKEDTLNAWAGAVSIERDKLRALALWLLQPLLSAVRLAAANGLKWSAEFWQQGVCPVCGAPARLGYMRGEGRHQFMRCQVCGFEWRFPRARCPRCGADKPGDIVFLTPLPDAKWLRLYQCKRCNWYWKIVDEEDSEALKHGLPPHELYDVYTYTLDLIAEQLSSKKSGVNGQRRGGKD
- a CDS encoding beta-propeller domain-containing protein; this translates as MPVEALDQLRAGLYLLGMPYIYEAYKLVARWAPEVAVVETTAAPSQVPAEAGAGVPEYSVTNVQVYGVDEPDIVKTNGTHIFVVNGERLVVFHAYPPEELKPVAVIDAGKLMEKLSPPAELIVVEGNESRSLGRLGKMFRISSLFIADSSVVIFVDEYSMLPLLEPRTWILKVDPGTGSIEWALALPGSFYDARLAGGVVVAVTGGYQLVKPMLVVWSSETCRVDVVVPFQPPILVGASGETVVAAVNLETGAYDTLVLLGVSPRVIYMTANGTLYLALPGIEDLHAMMGERANLAEVLEKAMELTSWNKTTIVRIAVEEGPKLSIEAHKTISGVLGKQWQLDEYNDYLRIVVTTRGEKGTSVDLYVLNAETLEEVARLAGIAVDEQVHAVRFLGSRLYLVTFRFIDPLFVIDLFDPRKSQIAWLP